A single region of the Acetivibrio cellulolyticus CD2 genome encodes:
- a CDS encoding zinc-ribbon domain-containing protein, with protein MPDKTLTCKDCSADFVFTEGEQAFYQEKGFQNEPQRCPTCRQAKKQQRRGNSGGGNRGFGGGNRNFNSKW; from the coding sequence ATGCCCGACAAGACTCTTACATGTAAGGACTGTAGTGCTGATTTCGTGTTCACAGAAGGAGAACAAGCATTCTATCAGGAAAAAGGATTCCAAAATGAACCTCAGAGATGCCCAACTTGCAGACAGGCAAAAAAACAACAAAGAAGAGGCAATTCTGGCGGCGGTAACAGAGGATTCGGCGGTGGCAATAGAAATTTCAACAGCAAATGGTAA
- a CDS encoding amidase domain-containing protein, which produces MYYCRTSYIADYNRDEAVKYAIKWALKRNPSYFDFEKLGGDCTNFASQVIFAGSGTMNYTPIYGWYYISSGKRTASWAGVNYLFDFLTGNKGSGPFAEQVDVRDVKAGDLIQLSFGGTPNYNHTPVVIKTGSTANLDNILIAAHTDDRFDYPITNYSWADIRFLHILGVRKP; this is translated from the coding sequence ATGTATTATTGCAGAACATCATATATAGCTGATTATAATAGAGACGAAGCTGTGAAATATGCCATAAAATGGGCACTGAAGCGTAATCCAAGCTACTTTGACTTCGAAAAGCTTGGTGGTGATTGTACCAACTTTGCTTCACAGGTGATTTTTGCTGGAAGTGGTACAATGAACTATACCCCTATATATGGATGGTATTACATTAGTTCAGGCAAAAGAACAGCTTCATGGGCCGGTGTCAATTATCTCTTTGATTTTCTAACAGGCAATAAAGGAAGCGGGCCTTTTGCAGAGCAAGTAGATGTTAGGGATGTAAAGGCTGGCGACTTAATTCAGCTGTCTTTTGGAGGAACACCAAACTATAACCATACACCTGTTGTTATCAAAACTGGCTCAACTGCAAACCTTGACAATATCCTTATCGCTGCTCATACGGATGATAGATTTGATTACCCAATAACAAACTATAGCTGGGCAGATATAAGGTTTCTTCATATTCTTGGTGTAAGGAAGCCCTAG
- a CDS encoding chemotaxis protein CheW — translation MSQQYVIFKLNDEHFAVEIARVLEIILTQTVFKVPNAPEFIDGLINLRGKVYTLFNLRKKFNLPPSNINDEDSKVLIVNVNSMYIGMSVDSVDEIIQFEDDAIESTPAHLDKKYISGVAKVNDKLILLLDLESLTESSNECIYQKAAK, via the coding sequence ATGTCACAACAGTACGTAATTTTCAAGCTGAATGACGAACATTTCGCAGTAGAAATCGCACGTGTATTGGAAATAATTCTAACACAAACTGTATTTAAAGTTCCTAATGCACCTGAATTCATTGATGGCTTAATCAATTTAAGGGGAAAAGTGTATACTTTGTTTAATTTAAGGAAAAAGTTCAATCTTCCGCCTTCAAACATCAATGATGAAGATTCTAAAGTATTAATTGTTAATGTAAACTCCATGTATATTGGTATGTCAGTTGACTCTGTTGATGAAATTATTCAGTTTGAAGATGATGCAATAGAAAGTACCCCAGCTCATCTTGATAAAAAGTATATAAGCGGTGTTGCTAAAGTTAATGATAAACTGATACTCCTGCTGGATTTAGAATCGCTAACTGAGTCTTCAAACGAATGTATCTATCAAAAAGCTGCAAAATAA
- the argJ gene encoding bifunctional glutamate N-acetyltransferase/amino-acid acetyltransferase ArgJ encodes MINVIDGGVTAPKGFKASGVACGLKSNGKKDFAVVCSEEIAVAAGVFTTNVVKGHSLQLTMNHIKSGYAQAVVINSGNANACIGEQGLKDAREIAELTSQLLQCDVENVLIGSTGVIGMPLNMPKVRSGVRTSIAALSPEGGHDACEAIMTTDLVSKEIAVEIEIQGERIKIGGMAKGSGMIHPNMATMIGIITTDVNISRGLLDKALKDIVGHTFNRVSVDGDTSVCDMVIMLANGEADNAGILKEDIEYSTFKSALEYVCTNLSRMIAKDGEGATKLIEVTVDGAMDAADAYKVVSSVAKSPLVKTAIFGEDANWGRILTAAGYSGADFDPNLVDIFIGDLMVCRNGAALKFDEAKAKQILKESEVKIKINLKKGTSSDRIWTCDFSYDYVKINGSYRS; translated from the coding sequence ATGATAAATGTAATAGATGGTGGAGTAACTGCCCCAAAAGGTTTTAAAGCCTCAGGTGTTGCCTGCGGATTAAAGAGCAACGGAAAGAAAGACTTTGCAGTTGTTTGTTCTGAAGAAATAGCTGTAGCAGCAGGTGTATTTACTACTAATGTTGTAAAGGGCCATTCTCTTCAATTAACTATGAATCACATTAAAAGCGGTTATGCTCAGGCAGTAGTAATCAACAGTGGAAATGCAAACGCTTGTATAGGAGAACAAGGCCTTAAGGATGCCCGTGAAATAGCAGAACTTACCTCCCAACTTCTTCAATGTGATGTTGAAAATGTACTTATCGGCTCTACCGGTGTAATCGGTATGCCCCTTAATATGCCTAAAGTACGTTCAGGTGTAAGAACATCTATCGCTGCTTTATCACCTGAAGGTGGACATGATGCCTGTGAAGCTATCATGACAACCGACCTTGTATCTAAAGAAATTGCTGTAGAGATTGAAATACAGGGAGAAAGAATAAAAATCGGAGGTATGGCCAAGGGCTCAGGAATGATACATCCAAATATGGCTACAATGATAGGCATAATTACTACTGATGTAAACATTTCTCGCGGTCTTTTGGATAAAGCACTTAAAGATATAGTTGGGCATACTTTTAACAGAGTATCGGTTGATGGAGATACAAGTGTATGCGATATGGTAATTATGTTAGCTAATGGCGAAGCAGATAATGCCGGAATTTTAAAGGAAGATATTGAGTATAGCACCTTCAAATCTGCACTTGAATATGTTTGCACAAACCTATCAAGAATGATTGCCAAAGATGGAGAAGGAGCTACCAAGCTTATTGAAGTCACAGTTGATGGAGCTATGGATGCTGCAGACGCATACAAGGTTGTAAGTTCCGTTGCAAAATCCCCTCTGGTAAAAACAGCCATATTCGGTGAAGATGCCAATTGGGGACGTATATTAACAGCAGCAGGATATTCAGGAGCTGATTTTGATCCAAATCTTGTTGATATTTTTATCGGTGACTTAATGGTATGCAGAAACGGCGCCGCACTTAAATTCGATGAAGCTAAGGCTAAACAGATTCTAAAAGAGAGTGAAGTTAAAATTAAGATAAATCTGAAAAAAGGAACTTCAAGTGATAGAATCTGGACGTGTGATTTTTCTTATGATTATGTAAAAATTAACGGCAGCTACAGATCATAA
- the lon gene encoding endopeptidase La, translating to MSDARKVVKKQELPLLPLRGLTVFPYMILHFDVGRVKSIKALEEAMINNQLIFLVTQRDAKNDSPNADDIYKIGTISKVKQLLKLPGDTIRVLVEGISRAEISEFTQTEPFFMAEVVEKIYVDDEESKVEVEALKRRVISTFEEYSKFNNKISPETVLSVMSIDDADQLSDIITSNLSLKVEQKQEILNEFQPKVRLEKLLEIIVKEIDIMQIEKDINIKVRKQMDKMQKEYYLREQLKAIQNELGDKEGITGEVEEYKRKLKEGNFCEEIEKKVLKELDRLLKMPSGSAEGSVIRTYLDWIFDLPWNKKTDEIIDLERAETILDEDHYGLEKVKERIIEYLAIRKLKNDLKGPILCLVGPPGVGKTSIAKSIAKALNRNYVRMSLGGVRDEAEIRGHRRTYVGAMPGRIIAALKQADSKNPLILLDEIDKMSNDFRGDPASAMLEVLDGEQNFAFRDHYMELPFDLSDVLFLTTANSLDTIPRPLLDRMEVISLTSYTEEEKVNISTRYLFPKQIEAHGLKKESVKVDEQAVRDIINCYTREAGVRNLERQIATVCRKVAKKLVSSKQHSIKITSANLEKFLGTKKYRYDKANEKDDVGIATGLAWTPVGGDTLSIEVNLMEGSGKLELTGQLGDVMKESARAAMSFIRSKAQEYMIEKDFYSKYDIHIHVPEGAIPKDGPSAGITLATAMVSALTGIPVKRNVAMTGEITLRGRVLPIGGLKEKVLAAHRAGIDTIIIPFENKKDLEDIPEVVRKKIKFVIAEGMDTVLNTALAKTKLKSIKNTQGDEKVAVTKSHSQIHEVSQPIIEQ from the coding sequence ATGTCTGATGCAAGAAAGGTTGTAAAGAAACAGGAACTACCTTTGCTGCCTCTAAGAGGTCTTACAGTATTTCCCTATATGATTCTTCATTTTGATGTTGGTAGAGTGAAGTCTATAAAGGCTTTAGAAGAAGCAATGATAAACAACCAGCTTATTTTTCTTGTTACGCAGAGAGATGCAAAGAATGATTCACCGAATGCAGATGATATTTACAAAATTGGAACAATATCTAAAGTTAAGCAGCTTTTAAAGCTTCCAGGTGATACTATAAGGGTTTTAGTTGAGGGAATAAGCAGGGCTGAAATATCAGAATTTACTCAGACGGAACCGTTCTTCATGGCTGAAGTAGTTGAAAAAATATATGTAGATGATGAAGAAAGCAAAGTAGAAGTAGAAGCTTTAAAGAGAAGGGTGATATCTACTTTTGAAGAATATTCAAAGTTTAATAACAAGATTTCACCTGAAACAGTTTTGTCAGTTATGAGTATTGACGATGCTGACCAGCTTTCTGATATTATAACTTCAAATCTGTCGTTAAAGGTTGAACAAAAACAGGAGATACTTAATGAATTTCAACCTAAAGTTCGTCTCGAGAAGCTTTTAGAGATAATAGTTAAAGAAATTGATATTATGCAGATTGAAAAGGACATAAATATTAAGGTCAGAAAACAGATGGACAAGATGCAAAAGGAGTATTACCTGAGAGAACAGCTAAAGGCAATACAGAACGAATTAGGTGACAAAGAAGGAATTACAGGCGAGGTTGAAGAGTATAAGAGGAAGCTTAAGGAAGGTAATTTTTGTGAAGAAATAGAAAAGAAAGTGTTGAAGGAATTAGATAGACTGCTAAAGATGCCCTCAGGTTCTGCCGAAGGTTCGGTAATCAGGACATATTTAGACTGGATATTTGATCTCCCATGGAATAAAAAAACTGATGAAATAATTGATCTGGAAAGAGCTGAAACAATTCTTGATGAGGATCATTATGGACTTGAAAAGGTTAAGGAAAGAATTATTGAGTACCTTGCAATAAGGAAGCTTAAAAACGATTTGAAAGGGCCTATTCTTTGTCTGGTAGGACCTCCAGGGGTTGGTAAGACTTCAATAGCTAAATCAATAGCTAAGGCATTAAATAGAAATTATGTAAGAATGTCTCTTGGTGGAGTTAGGGATGAAGCTGAGATAAGAGGACATCGCAGAACCTATGTTGGTGCTATGCCGGGAAGGATTATAGCAGCTTTAAAGCAGGCAGATTCAAAGAATCCCCTTATCTTGCTTGATGAGATAGATAAAATGAGTAATGATTTTAGAGGAGATCCGGCTTCAGCTATGCTTGAAGTACTTGATGGTGAACAAAATTTTGCGTTTAGGGACCACTATATGGAACTGCCTTTTGATTTGTCAGATGTATTGTTCCTTACAACTGCAAATAGCCTTGATACTATTCCAAGACCTCTTTTGGACAGGATGGAAGTTATTTCTCTTACAAGTTATACTGAAGAGGAAAAAGTTAATATATCAACCAGATATCTTTTTCCAAAACAAATTGAAGCACATGGGCTGAAAAAGGAAAGTGTAAAAGTAGATGAGCAGGCCGTTAGAGACATTATCAATTGTTATACAAGGGAAGCTGGAGTTAGAAATTTGGAGAGACAGATTGCTACAGTATGCAGAAAAGTAGCTAAAAAGCTTGTTTCCTCAAAACAACACTCAATAAAAATTACTTCAGCAAATTTGGAAAAATTCCTTGGTACCAAAAAGTACAGGTATGACAAAGCTAATGAAAAGGATGATGTTGGTATTGCAACAGGTCTTGCATGGACTCCTGTTGGAGGGGATACCTTATCTATAGAGGTAAACCTCATGGAAGGCAGCGGAAAACTGGAGTTAACAGGACAGCTGGGTGATGTTATGAAGGAATCTGCAAGGGCTGCTATGAGTTTTATCCGTTCAAAGGCACAAGAGTATATGATTGAAAAGGATTTCTATAGCAAGTATGATATTCATATACACGTACCTGAAGGAGCTATACCAAAAGATGGACCATCAGCCGGTATAACTCTTGCAACGGCAATGGTTTCTGCATTGACAGGAATTCCTGTAAAAAGGAATGTAGCCATGACAGGTGAAATTACTTTAAGAGGCCGTGTTCTTCCAATTGGTGGACTTAAAGAAAAGGTACTTGCTGCTCATAGAGCGGGCATAGATACTATCATTATTCCTTTTGAAAATAAAAAGGATCTTGAGGACATACCTGAGGTTGTAAGAAAAAAAATAAAATTTGTTATTGCTGAAGGTATGGATACTGTTTTAAATACAGCTTTAGCAAAGACTAAGTTAAAAAGCATAAAAAATACACAGGGAGATGAGAAGGTGGCTGTTACAAAAAGTCATTCTCAAATCCATGAAGTATCACAACCTATAATTGAGCAGTAG
- a CDS encoding MASE3 domain-containing protein, producing MRLNKLCGKIIHNYSIFALFGLLCFIPLIPFGIVYHLEGAFAKVMSVSSYLTWHNMFEFVSILVSISVFLVAYYSYEQTGSLRTIYLGSVFLTIAFVDMFHTLSFKGMPDFFVANTTSNRATTLWIISRAIASIGFVLAGYTSKMKKEWKVDKNIFLFIPVGLSTVILITVTRFHDFLPLMYEEGVGLTDFKKNSELVIIFLFFISIVKFIHRYYKDRETVELGCAFSMVLSIYSEIAFTQYASVYDIYNYLGHIYKFLAFFIIFKVMFINNIRKPYIELYDAKQEIKHYADNLDLLVQTRTEELRKLNNQLMDDLRYAKDIQKAVYPSRLPQEREVVFDTRYFAAEIVSGDFYNIFRRDEDNIAFFIGDVSGHGVPAAMLTVFVNQTVRTILDIELGIIKPSKVLNSIYKSFNETNFKEEVYIVMIYALYNKRKKVLTYSSAGHNVEPILIRDSGNIEEIDIKGFPICKFGEYYNNQYEDGEIPLGCNDKILFYTDGLIEARNADGDFYSRERLLDLIKRNCKKSGKELNELISNSLFEFTAGFALKDDVTFFVMQVNE from the coding sequence ATGAGGCTTAATAAACTTTGCGGCAAAATTATTCATAACTATAGCATTTTTGCTCTATTTGGACTATTATGTTTTATACCACTTATACCATTTGGTATTGTTTATCATCTTGAGGGTGCTTTTGCAAAAGTCATGAGCGTTTCGTCCTATCTGACTTGGCATAACATGTTTGAATTTGTCAGTATCCTTGTTTCTATATCTGTTTTCTTAGTTGCATATTATTCTTATGAGCAGACAGGCAGTTTAAGGACTATTTATCTTGGAAGTGTTTTTCTTACAATTGCTTTTGTTGATATGTTTCATACTTTAAGCTTTAAGGGTATGCCTGATTTCTTTGTTGCGAACACGACGTCAAATAGAGCTACTACACTTTGGATAATTTCAAGGGCTATTGCTTCAATAGGTTTTGTTCTTGCAGGCTATACCTCAAAAATGAAGAAGGAATGGAAAGTTGACAAAAATATCTTTCTTTTTATACCTGTAGGTTTAAGCACTGTTATATTAATAACAGTTACGCGGTTTCATGATTTTTTACCGCTAATGTATGAAGAAGGGGTAGGCTTAACAGACTTTAAAAAGAATTCAGAATTAGTGATTATATTTTTGTTTTTTATTAGCATTGTTAAATTTATTCATAGATATTACAAGGACAGAGAAACAGTGGAGTTGGGCTGTGCTTTTTCTATGGTGCTTAGCATTTATAGTGAGATTGCATTTACGCAATACGCGAGTGTATATGATATATACAACTATTTAGGGCATATTTATAAGTTCCTGGCCTTCTTTATAATTTTTAAGGTGATGTTTATTAATAACATCAGAAAGCCTTATATTGAACTGTATGATGCGAAGCAGGAAATAAAGCATTATGCTGATAATTTGGATTTGCTTGTCCAGACGAGGACTGAAGAACTTAGAAAGCTAAATAATCAGCTGATGGACGATTTGAGGTATGCAAAGGACATTCAGAAGGCTGTGTATCCGTCAAGATTGCCTCAAGAGAGAGAAGTGGTTTTTGATACCAGATATTTTGCAGCAGAGATTGTGAGTGGTGACTTTTACAATATATTTAGGCGTGATGAAGACAACATTGCTTTTTTTATTGGGGATGTATCTGGCCATGGTGTGCCGGCAGCTATGCTAACTGTTTTTGTGAACCAAACCGTTAGAACGATTTTAGATATTGAGCTAGGCATTATAAAACCATCAAAGGTTCTTAATAGTATATATAAATCATTTAATGAAACTAACTTTAAGGAAGAGGTTTACATTGTTATGATATATGCTTTGTACAACAAGAGAAAAAAGGTACTTACATATTCTTCAGCAGGACATAATGTAGAGCCTATTCTGATAAGGGATTCCGGGAACATAGAAGAAATAGATATCAAAGGATTCCCAATATGCAAGTTTGGAGAATATTATAATAATCAATATGAAGATGGAGAAATACCTCTAGGGTGCAATGATAAGATCCTGTTTTATACTGATGGCTTGATTGAAGCACGAAATGCAGATGGAGATTTCTACAGCAGGGAGAGGCTTCTAGATCTGATAAAAAGAAATTGCAAAAAAAGCGGTAAAGAGCTTAATGAGTTGATTTCAAATAGTTTGTTTGAATTTACCGCAGGGTTTGCATTAAAAGATGATGTGACTTTCTTTGTTATGCAGGTAAATGAGTAG
- a CDS encoding DUF6648 family protein — MSPKKIVPNKFEEFLLNRNSLIEQYSKGDLSKEEFIEANYRCINALDIKPFQKIDNVKKAIYNYQYYNVLAKYYQKRAHDLSKKNAAREDFLEQSNYYYSRKDDVTMKLLTLIDFIGVESYYVKVKSPSLKKKLFEIVLLDYDNLILHSVNETILNRLIQENVFTNEEKKSLVDSYINQKY, encoded by the coding sequence ATGTCACCAAAAAAAATTGTACCAAATAAATTCGAAGAGTTTTTACTCAATAGAAACAGCTTAATTGAGCAATATTCCAAAGGTGATCTTTCAAAAGAGGAATTCATCGAAGCAAATTATAGATGTATAAATGCATTAGATATTAAACCTTTTCAAAAAATAGACAATGTCAAAAAAGCTATATACAATTACCAATACTACAATGTATTGGCAAAGTATTACCAAAAAAGAGCACATGACCTGAGTAAAAAGAATGCCGCAAGAGAAGATTTTTTAGAGCAGTCCAACTATTACTACTCAAGAAAAGATGATGTTACTATGAAACTTTTGACATTAATAGATTTTATAGGTGTTGAATCTTATTATGTAAAGGTTAAGTCACCAAGTCTAAAGAAAAAACTGTTTGAGATTGTCTTATTGGACTATGATAACTTAATTCTTCATTCTGTAAATGAGACTATATTAAATAGGCTTATACAGGAAAACGTTTTTACTAATGAGGAAAAAAAATCTTTAGTAGACAGTTATATCAATCAAAAATACTAG
- a CDS encoding tetratricopeptide repeat protein has product MALYTTVAVLVVTLLFCVNLTFFNRINLLSKNSIFVISLASIVISISFPLVLNGFIKTSILSNFNFALFTSIITCSALIVIMSLIISYMAGDEESGGKLANWKYSMFLQAFQKSDYCKELITSENTSFSEVQSADLSIQGKNILEKSVDTEQNIDTMGIETFNSESLFLDVNIANQMDNKASECCSEYMDNLSITAWDSGSNSTENIGSNSFVDDYEVYEDYFEEEVLDEFQCDESKYCSENGQIAEKKEVEGITSICDEVKSDTILQNELINEYEDEYLDKSLDIVFNEIILDDIGQDEMHTDFDGSDYELSEIKEIDAVDEVFELVAAHMDEFVEENETMSVESPQPNAVKSVDESIDEAFGLKEKGDFEGAILSFFYALDNGPSDDVVFWIVLDICVLYKQLGQVELAREVLESYISQFGEIMDEAVRHEIELNLQ; this is encoded by the coding sequence ATGGCTTTATACACAACTGTTGCTGTTTTAGTAGTAACCTTGCTGTTCTGTGTGAATCTAACGTTTTTTAACAGAATCAACCTTTTGAGTAAAAACAGTATTTTTGTTATTTCGCTGGCGTCTATTGTAATAAGCATATCGTTCCCTTTGGTACTAAATGGATTTATTAAAACAAGTATCTTATCGAACTTCAACTTTGCTTTATTTACAAGTATTATTACATGTTCTGCATTAATTGTAATTATGTCCTTGATTATTTCTTATATGGCTGGAGATGAAGAAAGTGGGGGTAAGCTTGCGAACTGGAAGTATAGTATGTTTTTACAAGCATTTCAAAAAAGTGATTATTGCAAAGAACTTATAACCAGTGAAAATACTAGCTTTTCTGAAGTTCAAAGCGCTGATTTATCGATACAAGGAAAAAATATCTTAGAAAAATCTGTTGACACTGAGCAAAATATTGATACAATGGGAATAGAAACTTTTAATAGTGAAAGTTTGTTTCTTGATGTTAATATAGCAAATCAAATGGATAATAAAGCTAGCGAATGTTGTTCGGAATATATGGATAACCTAAGTATTACTGCTTGGGATAGTGGATCTAATAGTACTGAAAATATAGGAAGCAATAGCTTTGTCGATGATTATGAAGTGTATGAGGACTATTTTGAAGAAGAAGTTCTAGATGAGTTTCAGTGTGATGAAAGTAAATATTGTAGTGAAAATGGTCAGATAGCTGAAAAGAAAGAAGTTGAAGGTATTACTTCTATTTGTGATGAAGTTAAATCTGATACTATTTTGCAAAACGAATTAATAAATGAGTACGAGGATGAATATTTAGACAAAAGTTTAGATATAGTATTTAATGAAATAATTTTGGATGATATAGGTCAAGATGAAATGCATACAGATTTTGATGGCAGTGATTACGAGTTAAGTGAAATTAAAGAAATAGATGCAGTTGATGAAGTTTTTGAGCTGGTTGCAGCACATATGGATGAGTTTGTTGAAGAGAATGAAACCATGAGTGTCGAATCGCCTCAGCCAAATGCTGTAAAATCGGTTGATGAAAGTATTGATGAAGCGTTTGGGCTGAAAGAAAAGGGTGATTTTGAAGGCGCAATATTAAGCTTCTTTTATGCTTTAGATAATGGACCTAGTGATGATGTGGTTTTTTGGATAGTTTTGGATATTTGCGTATTATATAAACAATTAGGACAAGTTGAACTTGCAAGGGAAGTGCTTGAAAGTTATATTTCTCAGTTTGGTGAGATTATGGATGAAGCAGTAAGACATGAAATTGAATTAAATTTACAATAG
- a CDS encoding PRC-barrel domain-containing protein has product MKKTQEIIGLPIISISDGIEVGRVKNIITNAAKGAIDYVVVDSGIQILSAKIIPTVNILGIGEYAVTIENEEAINDLSKIPAAIDLLQKNIQVTGTKVLTKKGRLIGEVGDIYVDEDDNCNILGLEYIADITHKKIRIIPRASVITFGKNLVVVVEDVESTLLDKPSDIGTSNSEPEIEKKNLMSNDRGYNNDTAESIVIETDKLIAAEGNTLFKEIDTSFQNQQPDFGMFMESTGADFPLAQSDDNDAGYEVADANDNSINLSNDFNDNTENTIMLDDSSNKETLNENVEETSDNRETIQRAQSNDANNTKASNASSGQSGAASLFEQRQKQYLNGRKATKTITSNSGTVIISEGSTITDDVIEFAKENGKLIELVMNNKA; this is encoded by the coding sequence ATGAAAAAGACTCAGGAAATAATAGGTTTACCGATAATAAGTATTTCTGATGGGATTGAAGTAGGAAGAGTTAAGAATATTATTACCAACGCTGCAAAGGGTGCTATAGATTACGTTGTAGTAGATAGTGGAATTCAAATTCTTAGCGCAAAGATAATCCCTACAGTCAATATACTTGGGATCGGTGAGTATGCAGTGACAATTGAGAATGAAGAGGCAATCAATGACCTGAGCAAGATACCTGCTGCAATAGATTTGCTGCAAAAGAATATTCAAGTTACAGGAACTAAGGTTCTTACCAAAAAAGGTAGACTTATTGGTGAGGTTGGGGATATCTATGTAGATGAGGATGATAATTGCAACATATTGGGTCTAGAGTATATTGCTGACATAACTCACAAAAAGATTCGTATCATACCAAGAGCGAGTGTTATTACATTTGGTAAAAATCTTGTTGTTGTAGTTGAGGATGTTGAAAGCACATTACTTGATAAACCCTCAGATATTGGGACTAGTAACAGTGAACCTGAAATAGAAAAAAAAAATTTGATGAGTAATGACCGTGGATACAATAATGATACCGCAGAAAGTATTGTAATTGAAACGGACAAGCTAATAGCTGCAGAAGGTAATACCTTATTCAAAGAAATAGATACTTCTTTTCAAAATCAACAGCCGGATTTTGGTATGTTCATGGAATCAACAGGTGCAGATTTCCCGCTAGCTCAAAGTGATGACAATGATGCTGGTTATGAAGTCGCAGATGCAAATGATAACAGTATTAATCTTTCAAATGATTTTAATGATAATACTGAAAATACCATAATGCTGGATGATTCTAGTAATAAAGAAACCCTAAATGAAAATGTTGAGGAAACTTCAGATAACAGGGAAACAATTCAAAGAGCTCAATCTAATGATGCTAATAATACCAAGGCTTCTAATGCATCTTCCGGACAGAGCGGCGCAGCCAGCTTATTTGAGCAAAGACAGAAGCAGTATCTCAATGGAAGAAAGGCTACAAAGACAATAACTTCAAATTCGGGTACGGTAATTATCAGTGAAGGTTCTACTATTACTGATGATGTTATTGAGTTTGCTAAAGAGAATGGAAAATTAATTGAGTTGGTAATGAATAATAAGGCATAA